CTCCAATGTCACCACACAGCAGAAGAGAATTACGAATCTCCCCCCATAGCTTAGCCGCCAACTTTAGTTCTGTCTTTTTCATCCGCTGTTAATTGGTCTTCACGACCTTCACCAGCCAGGCGTTTTCTTTAAAATCAACAACGCACTCAATCGAACGGAAATATGTAAAAATATAATCAAAAAGCTCGTAGGCTGAGCTTGTATATATAGTCTTCATAACAAAATCGCTAATTTCGAAATCGTCGAGGTCTTTATTCTCACCAGACGATAACTCGAAATCTACACCGTCATCTTCAATTAATTCATCATTTTCTGCTATAAATGCCTTTAGATATCCCTGGTCGCCGTTCTTGCTTAATCCAAGCCGAAATGGCTTCATCTGACCTGCAGCCAAACTACGGGCCAGAAATTCATCGATTTCAGATATATGTATTCTTTGCTCTTTACCGTTCATTTGCATGTTTCAATTTCATACAGACCCTGAAAAACGAATTTCAAAATATATTAAGCCCAAAGAAATAAATGACCCTTCGATGAACTCAGGACTCGGGACTAGGGTGCCCCTTGTTGTCATTCCCTAATTCCTTAATAGGGAATCCATGCTTTTACCTCTGGATCCCCGACAACTGATTTCGGGGATGACATAACCACTAAAAAATTTAATCCAGCGGCAACCCGGTCATCCTGAATTTATTTCAGGATCTAATGGAAACAAGAGATGCTGAAACAAGTTCAGCATGACTGACTATGACATTCATCTTCTTAACGCAATTTTTGGAAGGCCGTTTAACTCCTTTTATCTGTCCTCATCTTTTTTCTCAGTCTTACCAACGCTTTGGTAGAGATCATAATATAATTGGCTTGACCTTTTCCACGAGAAGTCTTCGTTCATGACTCTTTTAATAATCTCTTCCAACTCGACTTTATTATCATATACAGAAAGAGCCCTAATGAGAGCATCAAGAAAACTAACCTTAGAAAATTCGTAAAAAACAAAGCCATTCCCCTTTGTCTTTGAGGCAGTATAGTCTACCACCGTATCCGCCAGTCCGCCTGTCCCTCTTACGATAGGAATACTGCCATATCTCAAGGCAATCAGTTGCCCAAGTCCACACGGTTCATATCGGGAAGGCATAAGAAAAAAATCACAGCCTGCATATATTTTCCTCGCCAATTCGTCATTAAATCCTACGACAACTGACAAGCTGTTTCTGAATCTATTTCGTGCGGCTATGAGCATCCTTTCATACCTTTCTTCACCGTCTCCAAGTATTACTACCTGATATCCAAGGTCAAAAATTTGAGGCAGGGAATCAACGACAAGATCGGTCCCCTTCTGTTCGGTTAACCTCGAAACCATCCCTAGGAGTGGTTGATCATCCTTCGGCGTCAGACCGACTTCTTTTATTAGCTCGGTCTTATTTATAGACTTGCCGCTTATCTGTGACACACCATAATTTCTATAAAGGGCTCCATCCGTTTCAGGATTCCACTCGTCGTAATCGATGCCGTTCAAAATACCAATCACATTATTTGAGTTCTGAGATATAGACCTGAGAATACCATCCAATCCATATCCATACTGCGCTGTTTTTATCTCTTCAGCATAGGTTTGACTAACAGTGGTTACACAGTCCGAATATGTTATCCCACCCTTTAAAAGATTAACCTTGCCGTAAAACTCGATGCCATGAGGAGTATATAAAAACCAAGGCAACCCAAATTTGTCCAGAATGTCTTTATTAAATTGCCCTTGAAAGGCGAGGTTATGGATAGTCAAAATTATTTTAGAATCCCTGAAAAAAGGATCGTCCTTGAGATGCTTCCTCCATTTAAGACAGATGGGGACAAGGGAAGTCTGCCAATCGTGACAGTGAATGGTATCAGGCTTGAAATTAAGTGTTTTGGCTATTTCAAGTGCACCCAAGGAAAGGAAACCAAATCTCAAATCGTTATCATCGTAATCGCCTTCAGGTGTGGTGTAAATGTATTCGCGGTCATAAAGTGAATCATTTCTGAGTAAATAGACCGGCACCCCATCAATCCTTACTTCATGTATTTCTCCTTTGACAGGAAGCCAGTCAATACAAGTAATAATCTCTTCCCTCAAAAGATTAGAACTTAACTTTAGGCTCTCGATATTTTCTCTGGCATCTCGATAAAAGGGGATGACCACCCTAACGTCGCATCCCAAACTTATCAGCTTTCTTGGCAAAGCCCCTATAACATCAGCAAGGCCCCCCACCTTAGCGATAGGTTCCATTTCAGGTGAGATAAAAAGAATGTTCAAACCGTTTTACTCCTCAACTTCTATTTTCAGGGAAATACAG
The DNA window shown above is from Thermodesulfobacteriota bacterium and carries:
- the glgA gene encoding glycogen synthase GlgA, whose translation is MNILFISPEMEPIAKVGGLADVIGALPRKLISLGCDVRVVIPFYRDARENIESLKLSSNLLREEIITCIDWLPVKGEIHEVRIDGVPVYLLRNDSLYDREYIYTTPEGDYDDNDLRFGFLSLGALEIAKTLNFKPDTIHCHDWQTSLVPICLKWRKHLKDDPFFRDSKIILTIHNLAFQGQFNKDILDKFGLPWFLYTPHGIEFYGKVNLLKGGITYSDCVTTVSQTYAEEIKTAQYGYGLDGILRSISQNSNNVIGILNGIDYDEWNPETDGALYRNYGVSQISGKSINKTELIKEVGLTPKDDQPLLGMVSRLTEQKGTDLVVDSLPQIFDLGYQVVILGDGEERYERMLIAARNRFRNSLSVVVGFNDELARKIYAGCDFFLMPSRYEPCGLGQLIALRYGSIPIVRGTGGLADTVVDYTASKTKGNGFVFYEFSKVSFLDALIRALSVYDNKVELEEIIKRVMNEDFSWKRSSQLYYDLYQSVGKTEKKDEDR